The following are encoded in a window of Mycobacterium sp. ELW1 genomic DNA:
- a CDS encoding 3-methyladenine DNA glycosylase: protein MAAAHRARVERFTGPHLQRARRGEAHPVWDFLFTYYSLRPRQLRVWHPGYGTSLAGPASAEYLDRAGYHATPDGVTVGSGFLHSRLSTVGFVADLLRRTEARAPQFGCFGLHEWAMVYRSDAVRHGAVPLRLGGPGTDAVVESMPLRCTHFDAYRFFTAAAAPRNRGIPTRAAQRDWEQPGCLHANMDLYKWCFKLGPLVNSELLVGCLELAADARELDMRASPYDLSDFGFEPITVEEPAGRAEYVRRQGVIAERAAPLRAALLAWCERLLGAEVAYDTLSEGFLPAGKMN, encoded by the coding sequence ATGGCGGCGGCTCACCGCGCCCGGGTGGAGCGGTTCACCGGCCCGCATCTGCAGCGCGCCCGCCGCGGCGAGGCGCATCCGGTGTGGGATTTCCTGTTCACCTACTACAGCCTGCGACCGCGCCAGCTGCGGGTGTGGCATCCCGGTTACGGCACCTCGCTGGCCGGCCCGGCGAGTGCGGAATACCTCGACCGCGCGGGCTATCACGCCACGCCCGACGGCGTGACCGTCGGCTCCGGCTTCCTGCACTCCCGGCTGTCCACGGTCGGTTTCGTGGCCGACCTGCTGCGCCGCACCGAAGCACGCGCGCCGCAGTTCGGCTGCTTCGGGCTGCACGAATGGGCGATGGTCTACCGCTCCGACGCGGTTCGCCACGGCGCGGTGCCGCTGCGACTCGGCGGGCCGGGTACCGATGCGGTGGTGGAGTCGATGCCGCTGCGCTGCACTCATTTCGACGCCTATCGGTTCTTCACGGCCGCGGCCGCGCCACGCAACCGCGGAATACCGACCCGCGCCGCGCAGCGCGACTGGGAACAGCCGGGGTGTCTGCACGCGAACATGGATCTCTACAAGTGGTGCTTCAAGCTCGGACCGCTGGTGAATTCGGAGTTGCTGGTGGGCTGCCTGGAGCTGGCCGCGGACGCACGTGAGCTCGACATGCGGGCGAGTCCCTATGACCTGTCGGACTTCGGGTTTGAGCCCATCACCGTCGAGGAACCCGCCGGGCGAGCGGAATACGTCCGGCGCCAGGGGGTTATAGCCGAGCGCGCCGCGCCGTTGCGGGCGGCGCTGCTGGCGTGGTGTGAGCGGCTGCTGGGTGCGGAGGTGGCCTACGACACTCTGTCGGAGGGGTTCCTACCTGCGGGTAAGATGAATTGA
- a CDS encoding hemolysin family protein has translation MGDFLGVLLTIALLGANAFFVGSEFALISARRDRLEALAEQGKRSAVTVLRAGEQLSLMLAGAQLGITVCSILLGRVGEPAVAHLLEKPFDLVGVPDAVLHTVSFVVALGVVVTLHVLLGEMVPKNIAIAGPEKTAMLVIPVYLVYVRFARPFIAFYNWAANTTLRAFGVEAKDELDVTVSTVELAEMIAESRSEGLLDPEEHMRLTRALQIRNRVVNDVAVPVRDIRTVPVARPGSGPTVSAIEQALNETGYSRFPVTDAGGDFIGFVHIKDILDRIDERDAVVDGSVVRPLPRVTNDMPLPDALSQLRRDNSHLALVTDGDESVCAMVALEDLVEDLIGTVRDGMHRA, from the coding sequence ATGGGCGACTTCCTGGGCGTTCTGCTGACCATCGCGCTGCTGGGCGCCAACGCCTTCTTCGTCGGGTCCGAATTCGCGCTGATCTCGGCCCGCCGCGACCGACTGGAAGCCCTTGCCGAACAAGGCAAACGGAGCGCGGTGACGGTGCTGCGGGCCGGTGAGCAACTGTCCCTGATGCTGGCCGGCGCCCAGCTGGGCATCACCGTGTGTTCGATCCTGCTCGGCCGGGTCGGCGAGCCCGCGGTGGCCCACCTGCTGGAGAAGCCCTTCGATCTGGTCGGGGTTCCCGACGCCGTCCTGCACACCGTGTCGTTCGTGGTGGCGCTGGGCGTCGTGGTGACGTTGCATGTGCTGCTCGGCGAGATGGTGCCCAAGAACATCGCGATCGCCGGTCCGGAGAAGACGGCGATGCTGGTGATCCCGGTGTATCTGGTCTACGTGCGGTTCGCCCGGCCGTTCATCGCTTTCTACAACTGGGCGGCCAACACCACGTTGCGCGCCTTCGGCGTCGAAGCCAAGGACGAACTCGACGTCACGGTGTCCACCGTCGAACTCGCGGAGATGATCGCCGAATCGCGATCCGAAGGGCTGCTGGACCCGGAGGAACACATGCGGCTGACCCGGGCGCTGCAGATCCGCAACCGGGTGGTCAACGACGTGGCCGTGCCGGTGCGCGACATCCGGACGGTGCCGGTCGCCCGGCCCGGCAGCGGGCCGACCGTCAGCGCCATCGAGCAGGCGCTCAACGAGACGGGCTACTCCCGGTTCCCGGTCACCGATGCCGGCGGCGACTTCATCGGCTTCGTCCACATCAAGGACATCCTCGACCGGATCGACGAGCGCGACGCGGTCGTCGACGGCTCCGTGGTGCGTCCGCTGCCGCGGGTTACCAACGACATGCCGCTGCCGGACGCGCTGTCCCAGCTGCGTCGCGACAACAGCCACCTGGCCCTGGTCACCGACGGCGATGAGTCGGTATGCGCCATGGTCGCGCTGGAGGACCTGGTCGAGGACCTGATCGGCACGGTGCGCGACGGGATGCACCGTGCGTGA
- a CDS encoding GuaB1 family IMP dehydrogenase-related protein produces the protein MRFLDGQLPQYDLTYDDVFVVPSRSDVASRFDVDLSTSDGTGTTIPVVVANMTAVAGRRMAETVARRGGIVVLPQDLPIDAVKQTVDFVKSRDLVADTPVVLAPDDSVSDAVALIHKRAHGVAVVVFEGRPIGLVTEAATVGVDRFARVRDIAVSDFVTAPAHTDPRQVFELLEHAPVDVAVLTDVDGALAGVLTRIGAIRAGIYTPAVDAAGRLRIAAAVGINGDVAAKARALAEAGVDVLVVDTAHGHQLKMLDAIKAVSSLDLGVPLAAGNVVSAEGTRDLIGAGASIVKVGVGPGAMCTTRMMTGVGRPQFSAVVECSSAARELGAHVWADGGVRHPRDVALALAAGASNVMIGSWFAGTYESPGDLMRDRDGRPYKESYGMASKRAVAARTSADSAFDRARKALFEEGISTSRMALDPERGGVEDLLDHITSGVRSTCTYVGATTIAELHERVVLGIQSAAGFAEGHPLPTGW, from the coding sequence GTGCGCTTTCTCGACGGCCAGCTACCTCAGTACGACCTGACCTACGACGACGTCTTCGTCGTCCCCAGCCGATCCGACGTCGCGTCCCGGTTCGATGTCGACCTGTCGACCTCCGACGGCACGGGGACGACGATCCCGGTCGTGGTGGCCAACATGACCGCGGTGGCGGGCCGTCGGATGGCCGAGACGGTGGCCCGCCGCGGCGGCATCGTGGTGCTGCCGCAGGACCTGCCGATCGACGCTGTCAAGCAGACCGTCGACTTCGTCAAGAGCCGCGACCTGGTGGCCGACACCCCGGTGGTGCTGGCGCCTGATGACTCGGTGTCCGACGCTGTCGCGCTGATCCACAAGCGGGCCCACGGGGTGGCCGTGGTGGTGTTCGAGGGCAGGCCCATCGGCCTGGTCACCGAAGCCGCCACCGTCGGCGTCGACCGGTTTGCGCGCGTGCGCGACATCGCGGTCAGCGACTTCGTCACCGCTCCGGCCCACACCGATCCACGGCAGGTGTTCGAGCTGCTCGAGCACGCCCCGGTGGACGTGGCCGTCCTCACCGATGTCGACGGCGCCCTGGCCGGGGTACTCACCCGCATCGGCGCCATCCGCGCGGGCATCTACACCCCGGCCGTCGACGCGGCGGGCCGGCTGCGGATCGCCGCCGCGGTGGGCATCAACGGCGACGTGGCCGCCAAGGCGCGGGCGCTCGCCGAGGCCGGCGTCGACGTGCTGGTGGTCGACACCGCGCACGGCCACCAGCTCAAGATGCTCGACGCGATCAAGGCCGTGTCGTCCCTGGACCTCGGCGTCCCGCTGGCAGCAGGCAACGTCGTGTCCGCCGAAGGGACGCGCGACCTGATCGGGGCCGGCGCCTCCATCGTCAAGGTGGGAGTCGGCCCCGGCGCCATGTGCACCACCCGGATGATGACCGGCGTCGGGCGCCCGCAATTCTCTGCCGTGGTCGAATGCTCCTCTGCCGCACGAGAACTCGGCGCGCACGTGTGGGCCGACGGCGGCGTGCGGCATCCGCGCGACGTGGCGCTGGCGCTGGCGGCGGGCGCGTCGAACGTGATGATCGGGTCCTGGTTCGCCGGCACCTACGAATCCCCCGGTGACCTGATGCGCGACCGTGACGGCCGGCCCTACAAGGAGAGCTACGGCATGGCCTCCAAGCGGGCCGTGGCCGCCCGCACCAGCGCCGACAGCGCCTTCGACCGCGCCCGCAAGGCGCTGTTCGAGGAGGGCATCTCGACCTCGCGGATGGCGCTTGACCCCGAACGCGGCGGCGTCGAGGATCTGCTCGACCACATCACCTCGGGAGTCCGCAGCACCTGCACCTACGTCGGTGCCACCACCATCGCCGAGCTGCACGAACGGGTGGTGCTGGGCATCCAGTCGGCGGCCGGGTTCGCCGAGGGGCATCCCCTGCCGACCGGCTGGTGA
- the gndA gene encoding NADP-dependent phosphogluconate dehydrogenase, giving the protein MSSPQTDGTAQIGVTGMAVMGSNIARNFAHHGYTVALHNRSVAKTDAVLAEHGSEGNFVRTETMAEFAAALEKPRRALIMVKAGDPTDAVINELCEVFEPGDIIIDGGNALYTDTIRREKAVRERGLHFVGAGISGGEEGALKGPSIMPGGPAESYKSLGPLLEEISAHVDGVPCCTHIGPDGAGHFVKMVHNGIEYSDMQLIGEAYQLLRDGLGKTAPEIAEIFAEWNKGDLDSYLIEITAEVLRQTDAKTGKPLVDVIVDEAEQKGTGRWTVKSALDLGVPVTGIAEAVFARALSGSVPQRKATTGLASGDLGERPTDAAQFIDDVSKALYASKIIAYAQGFNQIQAGSNEYDWNITPGDMATIWRGGCIIRAKFLNRIKEAFDENADLATLIAAPYFRDAVEAGIDSWRRVVVKATELGIPIPGFASALSYYDALRTERLPAALTQGLRDFFGAHTYGRTDADPAARFHTLWSGDRTEVEA; this is encoded by the coding sequence ATGAGCTCACCGCAAACGGACGGTACTGCACAGATCGGTGTTACCGGAATGGCGGTGATGGGATCGAACATCGCGCGGAACTTCGCCCACCACGGCTATACCGTCGCCTTGCACAACCGGTCGGTCGCCAAGACCGATGCCGTACTCGCCGAGCACGGATCCGAGGGCAACTTCGTGCGCACCGAGACGATGGCCGAATTCGCCGCCGCGCTGGAGAAGCCACGTCGTGCGCTGATCATGGTCAAGGCCGGCGACCCGACCGACGCGGTGATCAACGAGCTGTGCGAGGTCTTCGAGCCGGGCGACATCATCATCGACGGCGGCAACGCGCTGTACACCGACACCATCCGCCGCGAGAAGGCGGTGCGCGAGCGCGGACTGCACTTCGTCGGCGCCGGCATCTCCGGCGGTGAGGAAGGCGCATTGAAGGGGCCGTCGATCATGCCGGGCGGGCCCGCCGAGTCCTACAAGTCGCTGGGGCCGCTGCTCGAGGAGATCTCCGCGCACGTCGACGGCGTTCCGTGCTGCACCCACATCGGCCCCGACGGTGCCGGCCACTTCGTCAAGATGGTGCACAACGGCATCGAGTACTCCGACATGCAGCTCATCGGCGAGGCCTACCAGCTGCTGCGCGACGGGCTCGGCAAGACCGCACCCGAGATCGCCGAGATCTTCGCGGAGTGGAACAAGGGCGATCTGGACAGCTACCTGATCGAGATCACCGCCGAGGTGCTGCGCCAGACCGACGCCAAGACCGGCAAGCCGCTCGTCGACGTCATCGTCGATGAGGCCGAGCAGAAGGGCACCGGCCGCTGGACGGTCAAGTCGGCGCTGGATCTCGGAGTGCCGGTGACCGGTATCGCCGAGGCGGTCTTCGCCCGCGCACTGTCGGGCTCGGTCCCGCAGCGCAAGGCTACGACCGGCCTGGCCTCCGGCGACCTGGGTGAACGACCCACGGACGCAGCGCAATTCATCGATGACGTCAGCAAGGCGCTCTACGCCTCGAAGATCATCGCCTACGCCCAGGGCTTCAACCAGATCCAGGCCGGCAGCAACGAGTACGACTGGAACATCACCCCCGGCGACATGGCCACGATCTGGCGCGGCGGCTGCATCATTCGCGCGAAGTTCCTCAACCGGATCAAGGAAGCGTTCGACGAGAACGCCGACCTGGCGACGCTGATCGCCGCGCCGTACTTCCGCGATGCGGTCGAGGCCGGGATCGACAGCTGGCGTCGCGTCGTGGTGAAGGCCACCGAGCTGGGCATTCCGATCCCCGGGTTCGCCTCGGCGCTGTCCTACTACGACGCGCTGCGCACCGAACGGCTGCCCGCGGCGCTGACCCAGGGCCTGCGCGACTTCTTCGGCGCACACACCTACGGCCGGACCGACGCCGACCCGGCCGCCCGATTCCACACCCTGTGGAGCGGTGACCGCACCGAAGTCGAGGCGTAG
- a CDS encoding M56 family metallopeptidase: protein MSALAFTFLALMLVGPVPALLARASWPMRAPRAAIVLWQSIAVAAVLSAFSAGLAIASRLFAPGPDGRPTATITSEIEVLGWPLWTAYVVVFAITLLIGARLVVAAVQVAVATRRRRAHHRMVVDLLGDCRHGMHGLRVLDVSEPLAYCLPGVRSRVVLSQGTLSALSDTELTAILSHERAHLRARHDLVLEAFIAVHTAFPRFVRSGSALNAVRLLVEMLADDAAVRTAGPAPLARALVACAAARTPKGALAGGGPTTLIRVRRLAGDPNSLALSLAAYATAAAVLVVPTVAVAVPWLTELHRLFLS, encoded by the coding sequence GTGTCCGCGCTGGCCTTCACCTTCCTCGCCTTGATGCTGGTTGGTCCTGTGCCCGCGCTGCTGGCCCGGGCCTCATGGCCGATGCGCGCGCCGCGGGCCGCGATCGTGCTCTGGCAGTCGATTGCGGTGGCCGCCGTGCTCTCCGCATTCAGCGCCGGACTGGCCATCGCGAGCCGGCTGTTCGCCCCCGGCCCGGACGGCCGTCCCACCGCGACGATCACCAGCGAGATCGAAGTGCTGGGCTGGCCGCTGTGGACGGCATACGTCGTGGTCTTCGCGATCACCCTGCTCATCGGCGCTCGACTGGTGGTCGCGGCGGTGCAGGTCGCGGTCGCCACCCGGCGCCGCCGGGCCCACCACCGGATGGTCGTCGACCTGCTGGGCGACTGCCGGCACGGTATGCACGGGCTGCGGGTGCTCGACGTGTCCGAACCGCTGGCCTACTGCCTGCCCGGAGTGCGCAGCCGGGTCGTGCTCAGCCAGGGCACCCTGTCGGCGTTGAGCGACACCGAACTCACCGCGATCCTCAGCCATGAGCGGGCGCATCTGCGGGCCCGCCACGATTTGGTGCTCGAGGCGTTCATCGCCGTGCACACGGCGTTCCCCCGCTTCGTCCGCAGCGGCAGCGCGCTCAATGCGGTTCGGCTGCTCGTGGAGATGCTCGCCGACGATGCCGCGGTGCGCACCGCAGGACCCGCTCCGCTGGCCCGCGCGCTGGTGGCCTGCGCGGCCGCCCGCACGCCGAAAGGTGCCCTGGCCGGTGGCGGCCCGACCACGCTGATCCGGGTGCGCCGGCTCGCCGGCGATCCCAACAGTCTGGCGCTGTCACTGGCCGCCTACGCCACGGCGGCCGCGGTGCTGGTGGTGCCCACGGTCGCGGTCGCGGTGCCGTGGCTGACCGAGCTGCACCGACTATTTCTTTCCTGA
- a CDS encoding BlaI/MecI/CopY family transcriptional regulator, with protein sequence MAKLTRLGELERAVMDHLWAAGEPLTVRQVHEALCTERDLAYTTVMTVLQRLARKNLVSQIRDDRAHQYAPVHGRDELVAGLMVDALDQASDSGGRQAALVHFVERVGVDEADALRRALAELESKHRSTWPAGGMPNA encoded by the coding sequence ATGGCCAAGTTGACTCGTCTCGGCGAACTTGAACGCGCGGTGATGGACCACTTGTGGGCCGCTGGTGAGCCGTTGACGGTTCGTCAGGTCCACGAGGCGCTCTGTACCGAACGGGACCTGGCTTACACCACGGTGATGACCGTCCTGCAGCGCCTGGCCCGCAAGAACCTGGTCTCCCAGATCCGGGATGACCGCGCCCACCAGTACGCACCGGTCCACGGCCGCGACGAACTGGTCGCCGGCCTGATGGTCGACGCACTGGATCAGGCCTCCGACTCCGGCGGCCGGCAGGCCGCCCTGGTGCACTTCGTCGAGCGCGTGGGCGTCGACGAGGCGGACGCATTGCGGCGCGCATTGGCCGAATTGGAGTCCAAGCACCGTTCCACCTGGCCCGCTGGCGGCATGCCCAACGCCTGA
- a CDS encoding iron reductase, whose translation MTAAVLDPLIDGMTIRRVLPLHESSRRLRDLTPESPRVHGVAVMADVSRRRWWPLDSVTSGRLAAMFESAADELGDRRAAAHQLAATFTHAVLGRAVTLLVLEGRAWDAGPGNLWMHIDSEGSIDWAAVVDPTLRVLPDDPATTGVVRLPNERALATWTAHRCHRSLEPIFDGLHHLSRGSLTPAAMWQMVGSAVVITATQVPMLTGTGELTCMRRGQAVLDALSGFGLPVRALRRTG comes from the coding sequence GTGACCGCAGCCGTGCTTGACCCATTGATCGACGGGATGACCATTCGCCGGGTCCTGCCGTTGCACGAATCCAGCCGCCGATTGCGCGACCTGACCCCGGAATCACCCCGTGTTCACGGGGTGGCGGTGATGGCCGATGTGTCCCGGCGACGTTGGTGGCCGCTGGATTCGGTGACCTCCGGACGGCTGGCTGCAATGTTCGAGTCGGCGGCCGACGAACTGGGGGACCGGCGGGCCGCCGCTCATCAGCTCGCGGCCACGTTCACCCATGCGGTTCTGGGCCGGGCGGTCACCCTGCTCGTCCTCGAGGGGCGGGCCTGGGACGCCGGGCCGGGAAATCTCTGGATGCACATCGACTCGGAGGGGTCGATCGACTGGGCCGCCGTCGTCGACCCCACACTGCGGGTGTTGCCCGATGATCCCGCGACCACCGGCGTGGTCCGGCTGCCCAACGAGCGCGCGCTGGCCACCTGGACCGCGCACCGCTGCCATCGCTCGCTGGAGCCCATTTTCGACGGCCTGCACCACCTGAGTCGTGGCTCGCTTACGCCGGCTGCCATGTGGCAGATGGTCGGGTCGGCGGTGGTCATCACCGCCACCCAGGTGCCGATGCTCACCGGCACCGGCGAACTCACCTGCATGCGGCGTGGCCAGGCGGTGCTCGACGCGCTGAGCGGATTCGGGCTGCCGGTACGGGCGCTGCGTCGCACGGGGTAG
- a CDS encoding PaaI family thioesterase: protein MQSEQSPSEQIAFSAPFDNELGLVFTELTVDGAKAQLDVAPKLLQPMGIVHGGVYCSIIESMASTSAYVWLSANGGGNVVGVNNNTDFLRAISGGTVYGVAEPLHRGRRQQLWLVTIRDDKDRLVARGQVRLQNLEPEA from the coding sequence GTGCAATCAGAGCAGTCGCCGAGCGAGCAGATCGCTTTCTCCGCCCCGTTCGACAACGAACTCGGGCTGGTGTTCACCGAATTGACCGTCGATGGCGCCAAGGCGCAACTGGACGTGGCGCCCAAACTCCTGCAGCCGATGGGCATCGTCCACGGTGGGGTGTACTGCTCGATCATCGAGTCGATGGCCAGCACGTCGGCGTACGTCTGGCTGTCCGCCAACGGCGGCGGCAACGTCGTCGGTGTCAACAACAACACCGACTTCCTGCGGGCGATCTCCGGCGGCACCGTGTACGGGGTGGCCGAGCCCCTGCACCGCGGCCGTCGCCAGCAGCTGTGGCTGGTGACCATCCGCGACGACAAGGATCGCCTCGTCGCCCGCGGACAGGTGCGCCTGCAGAACCTCGAGCCCGAGGCCTGA
- a CDS encoding urease subunit gamma, with the protein MQLTPHETDRLLLSYAADLARRRQARGLKLNYPEAVALITDHVLEGARDGRTVAELMVTGRDVLGRDDVMEGVPEMLHDVQVEATFPDGTKLVTVHHPIP; encoded by the coding sequence ATGCAACTGACACCCCACGAAACCGACCGGTTGCTGCTGTCCTATGCCGCCGATCTCGCCCGGCGCAGACAAGCGCGCGGGCTGAAGCTCAACTACCCCGAAGCGGTCGCGCTGATCACCGATCACGTGCTGGAAGGCGCCCGCGACGGTCGCACCGTCGCCGAGCTCATGGTCACCGGGCGTGACGTGCTGGGCCGCGACGACGTAATGGAGGGTGTCCCCGAGATGCTGCACGACGTGCAGGTCGAAGCCACGTTCCCGGACGGCACGAAGCTGGTCACCGTCCACCACCCGATCCCGTGA
- a CDS encoding urease subunit beta — translation MIPGEVFLGDGDIEINAGAARIELEIVNTGDRPVQVGSHVHLPQANAALSFDRAAAHGHRFDIPAGTAVRFEPGVAQRVRLVPLQGLREVHGLSLNPPGRLDA, via the coding sequence ATGATTCCCGGTGAGGTTTTCCTCGGCGACGGTGACATCGAGATCAACGCCGGTGCCGCGCGGATCGAACTGGAGATCGTCAACACCGGCGACCGGCCGGTGCAGGTCGGCAGCCACGTACACCTGCCGCAGGCCAACGCCGCGCTGTCCTTCGACCGTGCCGCGGCGCACGGGCATCGATTCGACATCCCCGCCGGCACCGCCGTCCGCTTCGAACCCGGTGTGGCGCAACGAGTCCGACTGGTGCCGCTGCAAGGCCTGCGCGAGGTGCACGGACTGAGCCTCAACCCACCCGGAAGGCTGGATGCATGA
- a CDS encoding urease subunit alpha: MTELSRARYAALFGPTTGDRIRLADTDLLVEITEDRSGGPGLAGDEAVFGGGKVLRESMGQGRATRADGAPDTVITGAVIIDYWGIIKADIGIRDGRIVGIGKAGNPDIMSGVHPDLVVGPSTEIIAGNGRIVTAGAIDCHVHLICPQIMDEAIGSGITTIVAGGTGPAEGSKATTVTPGAWHLARMLESLDHWPLNVALLGKGNTVSHEAMWEQLRSGAAGFKLHEDWGTTPAAIDACLTVAEAAGVQVNIHTDTLNEAGFVEDTLAAIKGRNIHAYHTEGAGGGHAPDIITVAAYPNVLPSSTNPTRPHTVNTLDEHLDMLMVCHHLNPSVPEDLAFAESRIRPSTIAAEDLLHDLGAISMIGSDSQAMGRIGEVVLRTWQTAHVMKRRRGALDGDGAADNNRVRRYVAKYTICPALATGIDHEVGSVEVGKLADLVLWEPAFFGVRPHAVLKGGMIAWAAMGDANASIPTPQPVLPRPMFGAAPAAAAATSVHFVAPQAIEDGLADRIAVNRKLVPVGNVRAIGKAQMPLNNAQPRIEVDPDTFTVRIDGEVWAEQPATELPMAQRYFLF, from the coding sequence ATGACCGAGCTGTCCCGGGCCCGCTATGCCGCTCTGTTCGGGCCCACCACCGGCGACCGGATCCGCCTGGCCGACACCGACCTTCTCGTCGAGATCACCGAGGATCGCAGCGGTGGCCCCGGCCTGGCCGGCGACGAGGCGGTGTTCGGCGGGGGCAAGGTGCTGCGTGAGTCGATGGGTCAAGGCCGCGCCACCCGTGCCGACGGCGCGCCGGACACCGTGATCACCGGTGCGGTGATCATCGACTACTGGGGAATCATCAAGGCCGACATCGGGATTCGCGACGGCCGCATCGTCGGCATCGGCAAGGCGGGCAACCCTGACATCATGTCCGGTGTGCACCCGGACCTGGTGGTCGGTCCGTCGACGGAGATCATCGCCGGCAACGGGCGCATCGTCACCGCCGGGGCGATCGACTGTCACGTCCATCTGATCTGCCCACAGATCATGGACGAGGCCATCGGCAGCGGCATCACCACGATCGTGGCCGGTGGCACCGGTCCCGCGGAGGGGTCGAAGGCCACTACGGTCACCCCGGGCGCCTGGCATCTGGCCCGCATGCTCGAGTCGCTGGACCACTGGCCGCTCAACGTCGCGCTGCTGGGCAAGGGCAATACCGTCAGCCACGAGGCGATGTGGGAGCAGTTGCGCTCGGGCGCAGCGGGTTTCAAGCTGCATGAGGACTGGGGCACCACGCCCGCCGCGATCGATGCCTGCCTCACGGTGGCCGAGGCCGCCGGGGTTCAGGTCAACATCCACACCGACACCCTCAACGAGGCAGGCTTCGTCGAGGACACCCTGGCGGCGATCAAGGGCCGCAACATCCACGCGTATCACACCGAGGGCGCCGGCGGCGGCCACGCACCCGACATCATCACCGTCGCGGCCTATCCGAACGTGCTGCCGAGCTCCACCAACCCGACCCGGCCGCACACGGTCAACACCCTCGACGAACACCTCGACATGCTGATGGTCTGCCATCACCTGAACCCCAGCGTCCCTGAGGATCTCGCGTTCGCCGAAAGCCGCATCCGGCCGTCGACCATCGCCGCCGAAGACCTGCTGCACGACCTCGGCGCCATCTCGATGATCGGCAGCGACTCCCAGGCCATGGGCCGTATCGGCGAGGTGGTGTTGCGCACCTGGCAGACCGCCCATGTGATGAAGCGCCGCCGCGGCGCACTCGACGGTGATGGTGCAGCGGACAACAACCGGGTGCGCCGCTACGTCGCGAAGTACACGATCTGCCCGGCGCTGGCCACCGGCATCGACCACGAGGTCGGCTCGGTGGAGGTCGGCAAGCTGGCCGACCTGGTGCTGTGGGAGCCGGCGTTCTTCGGGGTGCGCCCGCACGCGGTGCTCAAGGGCGGCATGATCGCCTGGGCGGCGATGGGCGACGCCAACGCCTCCATCCCCACTCCGCAGCCGGTGCTGCCGCGCCCGATGTTCGGTGCCGCGCCGGCCGCCGCCGCCGCCACCTCGGTGCACTTCGTCGCTCCGCAGGCCATCGAGGACGGGCTGGCCGACCGAATCGCGGTCAACCGGAAGTTGGTGCCGGTCGGCAACGTGCGCGCCATCGGTAAGGCGCAGATGCCGCTCAACAATGCGCAGCCCCGCATCGAGGTCGATCCCGACACGTTCACCGTCCGCATCGACGGCGAGGTGTGGGCCGAACAACCCGCCACCGAACTGCCGATGGCGCAGCGCTACTTCCTGTTCTGA
- a CDS encoding urease accessory UreF family protein translates to MSSLTTLLTLADSRLPTGGHVHSGGVEEAVTSRMVVDLETLEAYLRRRIRTSGLVTASVAAAVHRGDLAVADADAETDARTPSPAARLASRAQGRGLLRLARRVWPDPETGWSWDAVGPRPHLAVTAGRVGAVSGLDPEQTALSLVYTTMTGTATAAQRLLALDPADVAALTFGLAQLCEDTADLAAKGLADLSDPLLDELAQRHAQRERPLFVS, encoded by the coding sequence ATGAGCTCGCTGACCACCCTGCTGACCCTGGCCGACTCGCGGCTGCCGACCGGCGGCCACGTGCATTCCGGCGGGGTGGAGGAGGCGGTCACCAGTCGGATGGTCGTCGACCTGGAGACGCTGGAGGCCTATCTGCGCCGCCGGATCCGCACCAGCGGGCTGGTGACCGCGTCGGTCGCGGCCGCCGTGCACCGCGGCGATCTCGCCGTGGCCGATGCCGACGCCGAAACCGATGCGCGCACACCGTCACCCGCGGCACGCCTGGCCTCCCGCGCGCAGGGCCGCGGACTGCTGCGGCTGGCCCGCCGAGTCTGGCCCGATCCGGAGACCGGATGGAGCTGGGACGCAGTGGGTCCGCGACCGCACCTGGCGGTGACCGCGGGCCGGGTCGGGGCCGTCAGCGGGCTCGACCCCGAACAGACCGCGCTGTCGCTGGTGTACACCACGATGACCGGCACGGCCACCGCCGCACAGCGGCTGCTGGCGCTCGATCCCGCCGACGTCGCGGCGCTCACGTTCGGCCTCGCGCAGCTGTGCGAAGACACCGCCGACCTGGCCGCCAAGGGACTGGCCGACCTGTCCGATCCGCTGCTCGACGAGCTCGCGCAGCGGCACGCCCAACGCGAACGCCCGCTGTTCGTCTCCTGA